In Entelurus aequoreus isolate RoL-2023_Sb linkage group LG02, RoL_Eaeq_v1.1, whole genome shotgun sequence, one genomic interval encodes:
- the rab4a gene encoding ras-related protein Rab-4A: protein MSESYDFLFKFLVIGNAGTGKSCLLHQFIEKRFKDESNHTIGVEFGSKIISVVNKIVKLQIWDTAGQERFRSVTRSYYRGAAGALLVYDITSRETYNALTTWLSDARMLASQNIVIILCGNKKDLDADREVTFLEASRFAQENELMFLETSALTGENVEEAFVQCARKILNKIESGELDPERMGSGIQYGDAALRQLRSPRRAQPQGAQECGC, encoded by the exons ATGTCGGAGTCATACG ATTTCCTGTTTAAATTCCTGGTGATTGGCAACGCCGGGACGGGCAAATCATGTTTGCTGCATCAGTTTATAGAGAAGAGAT TTAAGGATGAATCCAACCACACCATTGGAGTGGAGTTCGGCTCAAAAATCATCAGCGTGGTCAACAAAATTGTCAAATTGCAGATTTGGGACACTGCTGGACAAGAAAGGTTCAG GTCAGTGACCAGAAGTTACTACAGAGGAGCAGCAGGAGCACTGCTAGTCTATGACATCACTAG TCGTGAGACCTACAACGCTCTTACCACGTGGCTCAGTGATGCACGCATGCTGGCCAGTCAGAACATCGTCATCATCCTGTGTGGAAACAAGAAGGATTTGGATGCTGACAGAGAGGTGACCTTCCTGGAAGCTTCGCGCTTCGCTCAAGAGAACG agctGATGTTCCTGGAGACCAGCGCCCTGACAGGCGAGAATGTTGAAGAAGCTTTTGTCCAATGCGCTCGGAAAATTCTCAACAAGATCGAATCAG GGGAGTTGGATCCAGAGAGGATGGGGTCAGGGATCCAGTACGGCGATGCTGCTTTGCGCCAGCTTCGTTCCCCTCGTCGCGCTCAGCCACAAGGCGCCCAGGAGTGTGGCTGCTAG